One genomic segment of uncultured Methanobrevibacter sp. includes these proteins:
- a CDS encoding valine--tRNA ligase, which yields MSKEEIPKDYDFKKEKAWEQKWEDEDIYKYIGDGSRPRYIIDTPPPYPTGSIHLGHVLNWVYIDMNARYRRQKGNDVLFTQGWDCHGLPTEVKVEETHGIKKNDVSRAKFRELCVDLTTENIAKMKFQMRAMGYSQDWTREFVTMTPEYMRKTQYSFLKMYEEGLIYQGKHPVNWCPRCQTAIAFAEVEYSDNITFLNYVNFPPAVEDSYDDIASSQASGKQADPKEEGILIATTRPELMSACVAVVIHPEDERYAHLLGKYVEVPLSHQKVKIIADEEVDPEFGTGAVMICTFGDKTDVSWVQKYDLEVIDVMDDAGLLTAAAGRYEGMDLQSCKKQTIEDLDEEGYLLKQEQVDQNVGQCWRCKTPVEILLKEQWFVAVRDLIEKTKTAADEMKWVPEHMKSRMVNWADSMEWDWCISRQRIFATPIPVWYCKDCGKVILPDVEDLPIDPTVDKPKHACECGCEEFIGEVDVLDTWMDSSISPLSIAGWPDEDYINHFPSNIRPQGHDIIRTWAFYTTLRCIALTGQKPFDDIVINGMVFGEDGNKMSKSRPEFVVGPEEVIEKYGADPLRTWAANSVPGSDVIFDWKDIKHGYRFLRKFWNAFRFISMQIFDEEVSYEEVKDNLGPLDHWILSKLNNLNKTVDNAFAEYNFAQTITPIERFFWHDFCDEYIEAVKYRLYTDVSDESRRAAKYTLRTVVETSLKLLAPIAPFFTEEVYQYFSDESIHTTLWPEVYEELISEEMETKGETTVELIDEVRRFKSASKIPLNAELAEVNVYTSDDDLVDVFNQFDSDIKGTLKINDLNISSGKPEVHEKIIEVEPDMSQIGPTFKGDAGKIIGYLKSTDIDEIGSVLDENHELAIGDIVVPEDMLNIKKEIVGASGKKVDILQSENLDMIVEVIR from the coding sequence ATGTCAAAAGAAGAAATTCCTAAAGACTATGACTTTAAAAAAGAAAAAGCATGGGAGCAAAAATGGGAAGATGAAGACATCTACAAATACATTGGAGATGGCTCTCGTCCTAGATACATTATTGACACTCCCCCACCATACCCAACAGGTTCCATTCACTTGGGACATGTCTTAAATTGGGTTTACATTGATATGAATGCAAGATACAGAAGACAAAAAGGTAATGATGTGCTGTTCACCCAGGGATGGGACTGCCACGGTCTTCCAACTGAAGTAAAGGTTGAAGAAACTCATGGAATTAAGAAAAATGATGTTTCAAGAGCAAAATTCAGAGAGTTATGTGTGGATTTGACCACAGAAAACATTGCAAAAATGAAATTCCAAATGAGGGCAATGGGTTATTCACAGGACTGGACCCGTGAGTTCGTAACAATGACTCCTGAGTACATGAGAAAAACTCAGTATTCCTTTTTGAAGATGTATGAGGAAGGACTTATTTATCAGGGAAAACACCCTGTAAACTGGTGTCCTCGTTGTCAGACCGCTATTGCATTTGCTGAAGTTGAATACTCAGACAATATCACATTCCTGAATTACGTTAATTTCCCTCCTGCTGTGGAGGATTCATATGATGATATTGCATCATCACAGGCATCAGGTAAACAGGCTGATCCTAAAGAGGAAGGAATTCTGATTGCAACAACAAGGCCAGAACTCATGTCTGCATGTGTGGCCGTTGTAATCCATCCTGAAGATGAAAGATACGCTCATCTTTTAGGAAAATACGTTGAAGTTCCTCTATCACATCAGAAGGTTAAAATCATTGCAGATGAAGAGGTTGACCCAGAATTCGGTACAGGTGCAGTAATGATTTGTACTTTTGGGGACAAGACTGACGTAAGCTGGGTTCAAAAGTATGACCTTGAAGTCATTGATGTCATGGATGATGCAGGACTCTTGACCGCAGCTGCCGGAAGATATGAAGGAATGGACCTGCAATCCTGTAAAAAACAGACAATCGAAGACCTGGATGAAGAAGGATACCTCTTAAAACAGGAACAGGTCGACCAAAATGTCGGTCAGTGCTGGAGATGTAAGACTCCTGTTGAAATTCTTTTAAAAGAGCAGTGGTTTGTAGCGGTACGTGATTTAATCGAAAAGACCAAAACTGCAGCTGATGAGATGAAATGGGTGCCTGAACACATGAAATCCCGTATGGTCAACTGGGCGGATTCAATGGAATGGGACTGGTGTATATCAAGACAAAGGATATTTGCAACACCGATACCTGTATGGTACTGTAAGGACTGCGGTAAAGTGATTTTGCCTGATGTGGAAGACCTGCCAATCGATCCAACTGTCGATAAGCCTAAACATGCATGTGAATGTGGCTGTGAAGAATTCATTGGCGAAGTGGACGTGCTGGATACCTGGATGGACTCATCAATTTCACCTCTATCAATTGCAGGATGGCCTGATGAGGATTACATTAATCATTTCCCATCAAATATCCGTCCGCAAGGACACGACATCATCCGTACATGGGCATTCTACACCACACTTAGATGTATAGCATTAACCGGTCAAAAACCGTTTGACGATATTGTAATCAACGGTATGGTATTCGGGGAAGACGGAAACAAGATGTCCAAGTCAAGACCTGAATTTGTTGTCGGACCTGAAGAGGTAATCGAAAAGTATGGTGCAGATCCTTTAAGAACATGGGCTGCAAACAGCGTACCTGGTTCTGACGTAATATTTGACTGGAAAGACATCAAGCACGGATACCGTTTCTTAAGAAAATTCTGGAACGCTTTCAGATTCATAAGCATGCAAATCTTTGATGAAGAGGTAAGCTATGAAGAGGTTAAGGACAATCTCGGACCATTGGACCATTGGATTTTGTCAAAATTGAACAACTTGAACAAAACAGTTGACAACGCATTTGCAGAATACAACTTTGCTCAAACAATCACTCCAATCGAAAGGTTCTTCTGGCACGATTTCTGTGACGAGTACATTGAAGCTGTAAAATACAGATTGTACACCGATGTTTCAGATGAGTCAAGACGTGCAGCTAAATATACCTTAAGGACAGTAGTGGAGACTTCTTTAAAATTGCTTGCTCCAATCGCACCGTTCTTTACAGAAGAGGTATACCAATACTTCTCAGATGAATCAATCCATACCACACTATGGCCTGAAGTGTATGAAGAGCTTATCAGTGAAGAGATGGAAACCAAAGGTGAAACAACCGTTGAGCTGATTGATGAGGTCAGAAGGTTCAAGTCAGCATCCAAAATCCCATTGAATGCAGAACTTGCAGAAGTGAACGTATACACTTCAGATGATGATTTGGTTGATGTATTCAATCAGTTTGATTCAGACATCAAAGGTACATTGAAGATTAATGATTTGAATATCAGCTCAGGAAAACCTGAAGTTCATGAAAAAATCATTGAAGTTGAACCTGACATGTCACAAATCGGACCAACATTCAAAGGCGATGCCGGTAAAATCATCGGATACTTAAAATCCACTGATATTGATGAAATCGGTTCCGTTTTGGATGAGAATCATGAACTTGCAATCGGTGATATTGTAGTTCCTGAAGATATGTTGAATATTAAAAAGGAGATTGTTGGAGCATCCGGTAAAAAGGTTGACATCCTACAATCCGAAAACTTAGATATGATCGTGGAAGTAATTAGATAA
- a CDS encoding DUF7017 domain-containing protein, whose translation MSEDIKKDLAQAKKNYQSKNYVDAKETYEKVYDEKPEAFTIWDKRFYSWALYQLYVKTPEDETDLFEAVDLITELVPQEDHSKKDGVCAYTMSMMKLMDYLYKKNDYANLLVWADRLNPNFLSTKTSKFTTADGREVTMASNREKYYNWVSKSYYEVEDFDECLEISKRALEELTNFTNNSDIWFKWRIARSLREIGEYDEAISCLKDIFKTKKDWYIQWEIAENYFFNGDNEKSLEYAISAALSRGDSDKKIKLYSLLEDLLEDDYPEIALKHSYLIYSIRLHNEWGIEDDLEEKISSAGFDMENTEYWKIEKELKSFWKEMKFKTQQPNYGTIKRIMPHGKTGFIKRDDGEDFFFNGFEFKGDPNKYREGIKVSFYLEEGYDKKKDEVKMNAVNIYNI comes from the coding sequence ATGAGTGAAGACATCAAAAAGGATTTGGCTCAAGCAAAAAAGAACTATCAAAGCAAAAATTATGTGGATGCAAAAGAGACATATGAAAAAGTCTACGATGAAAAGCCAGAGGCATTTACAATCTGGGACAAGCGATTCTACAGCTGGGCATTATACCAATTATACGTTAAGACTCCTGAAGATGAAACAGATTTGTTCGAAGCTGTGGATCTAATTACAGAACTGGTGCCGCAAGAAGACCACTCTAAAAAAGACGGAGTATGTGCATATACAATGTCCATGATGAAACTCATGGATTACCTGTACAAGAAAAATGATTATGCAAACCTCCTGGTATGGGCGGACAGATTAAATCCCAACTTTTTAAGTACAAAAACATCAAAATTCACCACTGCTGACGGCCGTGAAGTTACAATGGCCTCAAACAGGGAAAAATATTACAACTGGGTTTCAAAATCATATTATGAAGTTGAAGACTTTGATGAATGCCTTGAAATTTCCAAAAGGGCACTTGAGGAACTTACAAACTTCACCAACAACAGCGACATCTGGTTTAAATGGAGAATTGCAAGGTCATTAAGGGAAATCGGAGAATATGATGAAGCAATATCATGCCTCAAAGACATATTCAAAACCAAAAAAGACTGGTATATCCAATGGGAAATTGCTGAAAACTACTTCTTCAATGGAGACAATGAAAAATCACTCGAATATGCAATATCCGCTGCTTTAAGCCGTGGCGACAGTGACAAAAAAATCAAATTGTATTCCCTTCTTGAGGATCTTCTTGAAGATGACTATCCGGAAATTGCCCTCAAACATTCCTACCTAATCTATTCAATCAGACTGCATAACGAATGGGGAATTGAAGATGATTTGGAAGAAAAAATCTCCTCTGCAGGTTTTGACATGGAAAATACAGAATACTGGAAAATTGAAAAGGAACTTAAAAGTTTCTGGAAGGAAATGAAATTCAAAACCCAACAGCCAAACTACGGAACCATTAAACGTATAATGCCTCATGGAAAAACAGGATTCATCAAACGTGACGATGGTGAAGACTTCTTCTTTAACGGCTTTGAGTTTAAGGGAGATCCAAATAAATATAGGGAAGGAATTAAAGTTAGCTTCTATCTCGAGGAAGGATATGACAAAAAGAAAGATGAAGTTAAAATGAATGCAGTAAACATTTACAACATTTAA
- a CDS encoding sugar O-acetyltransferase produces MKEFDKMLAGLEYCYDDEEISLMKLDAIENANIFNSLPEDDLDKQHEVLSEILGSIGEKVWIAKRFCFDNGKNIFIGNNFTGNFNLTILDINEVHIGDNVMIGPNTTITTVGHPLSPKKRRQHLGQASEIRIGNDVWLGANVVILPGVTIGNNVVVGAGAVVTKDIPDNSLAVGVPAKVIREIENDLE; encoded by the coding sequence ATGAAAGAATTTGACAAAATGCTGGCAGGACTTGAATACTGCTATGACGATGAAGAAATCTCACTGATGAAACTAGATGCAATTGAAAATGCCAACATATTCAATTCTCTTCCCGAAGATGATTTGGACAAACAGCATGAGGTTTTAAGTGAAATTTTAGGTTCAATTGGTGAAAAGGTTTGGATTGCCAAACGATTCTGCTTTGATAACGGAAAAAACATTTTCATTGGAAACAATTTTACAGGAAACTTTAACCTGACCATTCTTGACATTAATGAAGTCCATATCGGAGACAATGTCATGATCGGTCCAAACACCACCATCACAACTGTCGGCCATCCATTATCCCCCAAAAAAAGAAGACAACATCTAGGACAAGCAAGCGAAATAAGAATCGGCAACGATGTTTGGCTGGGAGCCAACGTTGTGATTTTACCTGGAGTTACTATAGGAAACAATGTCGTCGTTGGTGCCGGTGCGGTGGTTACAAAGGACATTCCAGACAATAGCCTGGCCGTTGGAGTTCCGGCAAAGGTGATAAGGGAAATTGAAAATGATTTGGAATAA
- the aroA gene encoding 3-phosphoshikimate 1-carboxyvinyltransferase, translating to MILKVKNISEIGGVVKAPPSKSYSHRAVILASLANGTSKLYDMLFSEDTLASIRVCEALGAKINRTDDYLEVIGTGGKLHNSCDGPIDLANSGTTLRLMTSVSALSDNEVILTGDDSLQTRPMGLLMDALIPLGVETESLKDNEKAPILIKTGYSGGETNIMGNVSSQFISSIIISSPLSDKGVTLYVLPEFKSKPYVNMTLDIMRKFGVKVLKGYYLKHESCDKTHQSCRIDEFKILKQNYDACDYTVEGDYSSASYLLALIAINGGQAKIRNLFRDSKQGDKVILDILQKMGATIVRGDDYVEIASEGNLKAIDVDLSNAPDLLITVAVLAAMAEGTTNITGVAHARVKETDRIDTTCRELEKLGCKLIEKEDGMSITGGVTSGTVDSHGDHRLSMAFSLIGLKHDIKITNGEVFDVSFPNFIEAMSELGFELELEDE from the coding sequence ATGATTCTTAAGGTAAAAAATATTTCAGAAATCGGTGGGGTTGTTAAGGCGCCACCGTCTAAAAGCTATTCTCACAGAGCAGTAATTCTAGCCAGTTTGGCTAATGGAACATCAAAATTATATGATATGCTATTTTCAGAAGATACCTTGGCATCAATTAGGGTATGTGAAGCGTTAGGTGCTAAAATCAATAGAACTGATGATTATCTTGAGGTAATTGGAACCGGAGGTAAGTTGCATAACTCCTGCGATGGTCCGATTGATCTTGCAAACTCAGGAACAACATTGAGACTGATGACCAGTGTTTCCGCATTGTCTGACAATGAGGTAATTTTAACAGGTGATGATTCTCTTCAAACCCGTCCAATGGGGCTTTTAATGGACGCTTTAATACCTTTGGGTGTGGAAACGGAATCATTGAAGGATAATGAAAAAGCACCAATATTGATTAAAACGGGTTATTCTGGTGGGGAAACAAACATTATGGGAAATGTGAGTTCACAGTTCATCTCATCAATCATTATATCTTCACCATTGTCCGATAAGGGTGTTACATTATATGTCTTGCCGGAATTCAAATCAAAGCCTTATGTTAATATGACTTTGGACATCATGAGGAAATTTGGAGTCAAGGTGCTGAAAGGTTATTATTTGAAGCATGAGTCCTGTGATAAGACACATCAGAGTTGCCGAATTGATGAGTTTAAGATTTTAAAACAGAATTATGATGCATGTGATTATACTGTTGAAGGAGATTATTCCTCCGCTTCATATCTGTTGGCATTGATAGCAATTAATGGGGGACAGGCCAAAATCAGGAATCTGTTCCGTGATTCAAAACAGGGTGATAAGGTCATTTTGGATATTCTGCAGAAAATGGGTGCTACAATTGTTCGTGGAGATGACTACGTTGAAATTGCATCAGAAGGTAATCTCAAGGCCATTGATGTTGACTTGTCAAATGCACCGGATTTATTGATTACAGTTGCGGTTTTGGCAGCAATGGCTGAAGGAACTACAAATATCACTGGTGTTGCCCATGCAAGGGTTAAGGAAACCGACAGGATTGATACCACTTGCCGTGAATTGGAAAAATTGGGATGTAAACTCATAGAAAAAGAAGATGGAATGAGCATCACTGGTGGTGTAACATCAGGTACTGTGGATTCCCATGGCGATCACAGGTTGTCTATGGCATTTAGTCTTATCGGCCTTAAACATGACATTAAGATAACAAATGGGGAAGTATTTGATGTGTCCTTCCCTAATTTTATTGAAGCGATGAGCGAACTTGGATTTGAATTGGAGCTAGAAGATGAATAA
- the nth gene encoding endonuclease III, with the protein MNKEERVIKLIEELESVFTIRVFHDHDPYKVLIRTILSQRTRDENTDQAANNLFDKYPDIYAVVDAPIEDVKKLIKPAGFYNVKASRIQEVSRILIDQYGGEVPDTVEEMIKLPGVGRKTANCVMVFAFELPAIPVDTHVHRISNRLGLVDTKNPDDTEVELCKIAPKDLWIKLNDLMVQFGQNICKPTSPQCEVCPCTEICDYFGENV; encoded by the coding sequence ATGAATAAGGAAGAACGTGTAATTAAGCTGATTGAAGAGTTGGAAAGTGTTTTTACAATCAGGGTCTTTCATGACCATGACCCTTACAAGGTGCTGATTAGGACAATACTGTCCCAAAGAACCAGGGATGAAAATACCGATCAGGCAGCCAACAATCTCTTTGACAAGTATCCTGATATTTATGCAGTTGTTGATGCCCCGATTGAGGATGTAAAAAAGCTCATCAAACCTGCTGGTTTTTATAATGTTAAGGCTTCCCGTATTCAGGAGGTTTCACGAATCTTAATTGACCAGTATGGTGGTGAGGTGCCTGATACCGTTGAGGAAATGATTAAGCTTCCGGGTGTAGGCAGAAAGACTGCAAATTGCGTCATGGTTTTTGCCTTTGAGCTTCCGGCTATTCCTGTTGACACTCATGTTCACAGGATTTCCAACCGTCTGGGACTGGTTGATACTAAAAATCCTGATGATACTGAAGTTGAATTGTGTAAAATTGCTCCAAAGGATTTGTGGATTAAATTGAATGATTTGATGGTTCAGTTTGGTCAAAACATCTGCAAACCAACATCTCCTCAGTGTGAAGTTTGCCCATGCACAGAAATTTGTGATTATTTTGGTGAAAATGTTTAA
- the cysK gene encoding cysteine synthase A, whose product MANIPELKRGVLDSITDAIGNTPIVRLNNLTEGLEAEVDVKIESFNPTGSVKDRVAVAMIEDAEEKGLLNENSVIIEPTSGNTGIGLAFASAAKGYRLILTMPETMSVERRKFLSVLGAELVLTPGADGMGGAIAKAKELEETTDDAIILGQFDNPANVKIHAETTAQEILRDTDGNVDIVIAGVGTGGTITGIGKVLKEAVPDVKIVAVEPKDSQTLAKGEKGPHKIQGIGAGFVPSIYDADVIDEIIPVENEDAGNTLIALATKEGIFSGISSGAATWAALELAKKEENKGKRIIAILPDNGERYLSVDWLFD is encoded by the coding sequence ATGGCAAATATTCCAGAATTAAAAAGAGGAGTACTTGATAGCATTACCGATGCTATTGGAAACACTCCAATCGTAAGATTAAATAATTTGACTGAAGGTTTAGAGGCTGAAGTGGATGTAAAAATCGAATCATTCAACCCAACCGGAAGTGTAAAAGATAGAGTTGCAGTAGCAATGATCGAAGATGCAGAAGAAAAAGGTTTATTAAACGAAAATTCCGTTATCATCGAACCGACCAGTGGAAACACCGGAATTGGACTTGCATTTGCATCAGCCGCAAAAGGCTACAGGTTAATCTTGACCATGCCTGAAACAATGTCCGTTGAAAGAAGAAAATTCCTAAGTGTTCTTGGAGCCGAACTGGTATTGACTCCTGGTGCTGATGGAATGGGTGGAGCTATTGCAAAGGCAAAAGAACTAGAAGAAACAACTGATGATGCAATCATTTTAGGGCAATTCGACAACCCTGCAAATGTAAAAATCCATGCAGAAACCACCGCTCAGGAAATATTGAGGGATACTGATGGTAATGTGGATATAGTTATTGCGGGTGTTGGAACCGGAGGAACCATTACAGGAATCGGTAAGGTTTTGAAGGAAGCTGTTCCTGATGTTAAAATAGTGGCAGTTGAACCGAAAGATTCCCAAACATTGGCAAAAGGTGAAAAAGGACCTCACAAAATCCAGGGTATCGGTGCAGGATTTGTTCCATCAATCTATGATGCTGACGTCATTGATGAGATTATTCCTGTCGAAAATGAGGATGCGGGCAATACATTAATTGCACTTGCAACTAAGGAAGGTATTTTTTCCGGTATCTCATCAGGTGCAGCAACTTGGGCGGCCTTGGAATTAGCTAAAAAAGAAGAAAATAAAGGTAAAAGGATAATTGCAATATTGCCTGATAACGGTGAGAGATATCTCTCTGTTGACTGGTTATTTGATTAA
- the cysE gene encoding serine O-acetyltransferase has protein sequence MISRLKNEINTIKEKDPALRSTIEVFFCYPGFYAIVFHRINHYLWNHSLKFFARLLSTISRFLTGIEIHPGAQLGDRVFIDHGMGIVIGETAIVGDDVLIYQGVILGGTTTKKVKRHPTVEKGVVIGAGAKVMGNITIGEYSKIGTGAVVLKDVPPESTCVGVPGRIVRCKNQSHVVDLEHNKLPDPVAAAIRRLEKQIEDNEKLIEILLDKNGICLTDDQIEDELRFGGLLGRDGDKK, from the coding sequence ATGATTAGTAGGTTGAAAAATGAGATAAACACTATCAAAGAAAAGGATCCTGCTTTAAGGTCAACAATTGAAGTTTTCTTTTGTTATCCTGGGTTTTATGCCATTGTATTTCATAGAATAAATCATTACTTATGGAATCATTCTTTGAAGTTTTTTGCTCGTTTACTTTCAACTATTAGTCGTTTTCTCACAGGTATTGAAATACATCCCGGAGCCCAATTGGGTGATAGGGTATTCATCGACCATGGTATGGGTATTGTTATTGGAGAAACCGCCATTGTCGGCGATGATGTATTGATTTATCAGGGAGTGATCCTTGGAGGTACAACAACCAAAAAAGTCAAAAGACATCCGACCGTTGAAAAGGGTGTTGTCATTGGCGCAGGCGCTAAAGTTATGGGTAATATCACAATTGGTGAATACTCTAAAATTGGTACCGGTGCCGTTGTGCTTAAGGATGTCCCTCCTGAATCAACTTGTGTAGGAGTTCCTGGAAGAATTGTTAGATGTAAAAATCAAAGTCATGTTGTTGATTTAGAACATAATAAATTGCCGGACCCTGTTGCAGCAGCAATAAGACGTTTAGAAAAACAAATTGAAGACAATGAAAAACTTATTGAAATTCTTCTTGATAAGAATGGAATATGTTTGACAGATGACCAAATTGAAGATGAACTTCGTTTTGGAGGTCTATTAGGACGTGATGGTGATAAAAAATGA
- a CDS encoding transcriptional regulator: MKPPCEIVVWYVIPAIRSELAKELLNLGMKQKDVSELMDITQPAVSQYITDKRGSGIKLDDDVRAMIHEFARQLSEGEATKADLIPRTCAICKNVRTVDVLEQLNIDKSDLGDDCQSCLGSEAE, encoded by the coding sequence ATGAAACCACCTTGTGAAATTGTAGTTTGGTATGTTATACCTGCTATTAGATCAGAATTAGCAAAAGAACTATTAAACTTGGGTATGAAACAGAAAGATGTTTCTGAACTTATGGATATAACTCAGCCTGCTGTTTCTCAGTACATCACTGATAAACGTGGAAGCGGAATAAAACTTGATGATGATGTTAGGGCAATGATACATGAGTTTGCTCGTCAATTATCTGAAGGGGAAGCTACCAAAGCTGATTTGATTCCGAGAACCTGTGCAATCTGTAAAAATGTCAGAACAGTTGATGTTTTAGAACAGCTTAATATTGATAAGTCTGACCTTGGAGATGATTGTCAATCATGTTTGGGTTCCGAAGCGGAATAG
- the cysS gene encoding cysteine--tRNA ligase has translation MDVYSTLTRSKENFVTINNNRVNLFVCGPTVYDDAHIGHGRTYISFDTIKRYLEYKGYAVFYIQNITDIDDKIINRSKESGIPAHDLARKYEKRYQEDMHKLNVNGVNLFARATDHVDEILDQIQRLIDKGFAYETEDGVYFEIDKFPEFGKLSNRNIEELESHRDLADTTKKNPQDFALWKKREGVDEPTWPSPWGDGRPGWHIEDTAITEYYFGPQYDAHGGGLDLIFPHHEAEITQMEAVSGKAPMVKFWLHTGFLNVNGEKMSKSLHNFITIRELLEDWDAETFRFFVLSTHYRSPIDFSKDSLHQSEKSLDRIRKYYELLDVDVDEEKYESDVLAPHKEEFFNSMDDDFNTPKAIAAIFGLINDTKNDLDNLSDQDKIAIKAFLDDAAHIFGVSFEIQEVNAGSDDLLDLIGEVRSELRANKQYDLSDKIRDSLQALGYEIND, from the coding sequence ATGGACGTTTATTCAACTTTAACTCGTAGTAAAGAGAATTTTGTGACTATTAATAATAACAGAGTTAATTTATTCGTATGTGGTCCAACTGTATATGATGATGCACACATTGGACATGGAAGGACATACATTTCTTTTGATACCATAAAAAGATATCTGGAATATAAGGGGTATGCTGTATTTTATATCCAAAACATTACAGATATTGATGATAAGATTATCAACAGGTCAAAGGAAAGCGGAATTCCCGCACATGATCTGGCTCGCAAGTATGAAAAACGTTATCAGGAGGACATGCATAAATTAAATGTCAATGGCGTTAATTTATTTGCAAGAGCAACCGACCATGTTGATGAAATATTGGACCAAATTCAAAGATTAATAGATAAAGGTTTTGCTTATGAAACCGAAGATGGAGTTTACTTTGAAATAGACAAATTCCCTGAATTCGGTAAGCTATCAAACAGAAACATTGAAGAGCTTGAATCCCACAGGGACTTGGCCGATACAACAAAGAAAAATCCACAGGACTTTGCGCTTTGGAAAAAACGTGAAGGTGTAGATGAACCTACATGGCCATCTCCATGGGGAGACGGAAGGCCTGGATGGCACATAGAAGATACTGCAATAACCGAATACTACTTCGGACCTCAGTATGATGCCCACGGTGGAGGTTTGGATTTGATATTCCCTCACCACGAAGCGGAAATTACTCAGATGGAAGCGGTATCAGGAAAAGCTCCAATGGTCAAATTCTGGTTGCACACTGGATTTTTAAATGTTAACGGGGAAAAGATGTCAAAATCCCTTCATAACTTCATTACAATCCGTGAACTGCTTGAGGATTGGGATGCTGAAACTTTCAGATTCTTTGTATTGTCAACTCATTACAGAAGCCCTATTGACTTTTCAAAAGATTCACTTCACCAGTCTGAAAAAAGCCTGGACAGAATCAGGAAATATTACGAGCTTTTAGATGTTGATGTTGATGAGGAAAAATACGAATCAGATGTATTGGCACCTCATAAGGAAGAATTCTTCAACAGTATGGATGATGACTTCAATACTCCAAAGGCTATTGCGGCAATCTTTGGATTAATCAATGACACCAAAAACGATTTGGATAATTTATCCGATCAGGATAAGATTGCCATCAAGGCATTTCTTGATGATGCGGCACATATTTTTGGTGTTAGCTTTGAAATTCAGGAAGTTAATGCAGGTTCAGATGACTTGCTTGACTTGATTGGTGAAGTCAGATCAGAGCTAAGAGCCAACAAGCAATATGACTTATCCGATAAAATCCGTGATAGTTTACAGGCTTTAGGATACGAAATCAACGATTAA